The Thalassophryne amazonica chromosome 6, fThaAma1.1, whole genome shotgun sequence genome includes a region encoding these proteins:
- the asb8 gene encoding ankyrin repeat and SOCS box protein 8 codes for MSSTMWYIMQSIQSKYSLSERLIRTIAAIRSFPHDNVEDLIRKGADVNRMHGTLKPLHCACMVADADCVELLLEKGAEVNALDGYNRTALHYAAEKDESCVELLLEYGAQPNALDGNKDTPLHWAAFKDNPECVRALLESGACPNTRDYNNDTPLSWAAMKGNLESVKVLLDYGAQVHVTNLKGQTPISRLVALLARGLGTEQEEECLELLCRAAGRFEIRRADGTLPRELSKDPQLLARLKNMVAHAPTLRSLARCAVRQSLGGQFLPTAVKELPLPETVKDYLLLRD; via the exons ATGAGCTCTACTATGTGGTACATCATGCAAAGCATTCAAAGTAAATACTCCTTATCTGAGAGGCTCATCCGCACTATTGCAGCCATCCGCTCCTTCCCTCATGACAATGTTGAGGATCTTATTCGTAAG GGAGCTGATGTGAACCGAATGCATGGCACACTGAAGCCCCTTCACTGTGCCTGTATGGTTGCTGATGCTGACTGTGTGGAGCTGTTGTTGGAGAAAGGCGCAGAG GTGAACGCTTTGGATGGATATAACCGCACAGCGTTGCACTATGCAGCAGAGAAAGATGAGAGCTGCGTGGAGCTGCTGTTGGAGTATGGAGCACAGCCAAATGCCCTGGACGGCAACAAGGACACTCCATTGCATTGGGCTGCCTTTAAAGATAACCCTGAGTGTGTGAGGGCCCTGCTGGAGAGCGGAGCCTGTCCTAATACCAGGGACTACAACAATGACACACCGTTGAGCTGGGCAGCAATGAAGGGTAACCTCGAAAGTGTCAAAGTGTTACTGGACTATGGCGCTCAGGTTCACGTTACCAACCTGAAGGGCCAGACCCCGATCTCCCGACTGGTTGCTCTGTTGGCCCGAGGCCTGGGCACTGAACAGGAGGAAGAGTGCTTGGAGTTGCTTTGCCGGGCTGCAGGGCGGTTTGAGATCCGACGGGCTGACGGCACCCTTCCCCGAGAGTTGAGTAAGGATCCCCAGCTGCTTGCACGACTGAAAAACATGGTGGCTCATGCTCCCACACTCCGCTCCTTAGCCCGTTGTGCTGTTCGGCAGAGTCTCGGTGGGCAGTTTCTTCCCACCGCAGTGAAAGAGCTTCCTTTACCAGAGACAGTCAAAGACTATCTACTGCTGAGGGACTAA